A stretch of DNA from Halioglobus japonicus:
GAAGCCCGCGCTGGACGCTGATGGCCTGCCTATTTCCTGGATTTTGCGTGTTGCCAGCCTGAGTAATGCCACCCGCGCCGAGGAGTTGCGCGCAGAGCTGGTGAGCATGGGGCACAAGGCCTACGTGAAGAAAGTGCCCAGCAACGGCAAGACTTTTTATCGTGTCTACATCGGCCCGAAAGTGGAAAAGGTCAACCTGGAGCGTATCCAGAGCGAGATTAACGCCCGCTTTGGGGTGACTACCATGATTACGCGGTACTACCCTTGAGACAAATTTACGCCTCCTCAGCACCGCGTGGCTTTGTTAGAATGCGCCGCGTAAGAGGGTGCTGATGATAGATCTGGCGCAATTTAATCAGGTCGACTGGCTGATTATCGTGGTGCTGACCATTTCGACGCTGCTGAGCTTGTGGCGCGGTTTTGTGCGCGAGGCTTTGTCGTTACTTGCCTGGGTTGCCGCCTTTATCATCGCGCACGGTTTTGTCGACCAGCTCGCCGCACAGATGAGTGGCCTGGTGGCCCATGATACCGGGCGCTATATCGTCGCCTACGCCATCCTGTTCGTCGCTACACTGGTGTTGTTCAATCTGGTGATTTATCTGGCGAGCAAACTGGTGGCAGTGGCGGGACTGTCGGTTCTTGACCGGGTTTTGGGTACCGTATTCGGATTTGCCCGGGGTGTGATCATCATCCTTGTGTTGGCCTATGTGGTGCAGCAATTGCTGCCGCCCGAGGACCAGCAGTGGGTTCAGCAGTCAGTGCTGATGCCCCATTTGAATATGCTTGCGGATTGGGTCCAGGCGGTGTTCGCTAACGTCGGCCCGGTTCCGCAAATGACAACCTGAGAAGTGAGGTAAGCGCAGGATGTGTGGCCTGGTAGGACTCGTAGCGAGTCACAACGTCGCCCCGGATATTTACGATGCCCTGACGGTGCTACAGCACCGCGGTCAGGATGCGGCCGGTATCATGACCTGCGAAGGCGGGCGTTTCAGTCTGCGCAAAAGTGAGGGCCTGGTGCGCGATGTATTTCGCCAGCATCACATGCAGCGCCTCGAAGGGCAGATCGGGATTGGCCACGTGCGCTATCCCACCGCTGGCAGCTCCGGCCCGGCCCTGGCTCA
This window harbors:
- a CDS encoding CvpA family protein — protein: MIDLAQFNQVDWLIIVVLTISTLLSLWRGFVREALSLLAWVAAFIIAHGFVDQLAAQMSGLVAHDTGRYIVAYAILFVATLVLFNLVIYLASKLVAVAGLSVLDRVLGTVFGFARGVIIILVLAYVVQQLLPPEDQQWVQQSVLMPHLNMLADWVQAVFANVGPVPQMTT